One Peptostreptococcus equinus genomic window carries:
- a CDS encoding AMP-binding protein, whose translation MTDNKHYEKAEKYWSNLLKDYITLARFPNDFIKDDSCNFSIIQKTIKKTNYDKILEYCDKNQLDIESLLISVYGIVLQRFTYEDDVVFAKNLMMLPIRIHVKNQNIKFVDLVKSVMDQSNESDEFDYYMYSSNAYKSSMNDKLINTMFNLDILNSNSFIDEKNLKVDLFMKANIKDGIRLKLVYKSCFYDKRTARSIIYLYKYILNQVINNNEIRLNSIQNMKEEHEEMFTNILDGNKFDFDPSISYLDKLKNQIKKTPNNIAISDSSEDITYRDMDIITDKIASKLLEMGVEKGDTIAVIQGRNKNVVLAAISIIKIGAVFFPIDRTNPNERINYLLEDGRAKLILTAQYFTDRIEKGFPEYKYLCIDNLGYLESIKEIYTKINPKDEAYRISTSGTSGRPKCISIRHESLMNMSYFSIDYINANEKDICGVYLSFSFDAIMKQIFPYLLIGARVDILPEAARENEYTVEDYCIKKNVTILALPSILGKLFMMNCPCPNLRILQVGGDKFKGYIKRNYDIYNEYGPAEFTVLCTKFHVDKYYDLVPVGRPIYNTEAYIIDKNNNVCAIGVPGELCLSGIQIANGYLNNEEQNKRSFVDNPFAHDEYTKKMYRTGDLAKWIDIDGTIAIIGRMDSQIKINGIRIEIFEIENMITMIPEIKNCVVVKKEDENGEKYLDAFYVPYEDYYPTEKVREFLENNLPPHMIPKNISRLCVLPVTPIGKVDKKALPNL comes from the coding sequence ATGACTGATAATAAACATTATGAAAAGGCAGAAAAATATTGGTCAAATCTTTTAAAAGATTATATTACTCTCGCTAGATTTCCTAATGATTTTATAAAGGATGATTCATGTAATTTTTCTATAATACAAAAAACAATAAAAAAAACTAACTATGATAAAATACTAGAATACTGTGATAAAAATCAACTAGATATAGAATCTTTACTAATATCCGTATACGGAATTGTATTGCAGAGGTTTACATACGAAGATGATGTAGTTTTTGCTAAAAACCTTATGATGCTTCCTATAAGAATACATGTTAAGAATCAGAATATCAAGTTTGTGGACTTAGTGAAAAGCGTTATGGATCAAAGTAATGAATCAGATGAATTTGACTATTATATGTACTCATCAAATGCATATAAAAGTAGTATGAATGATAAATTAATAAATACAATGTTTAATTTAGATATATTAAATTCAAATTCTTTTATTGATGAAAAAAATTTAAAAGTGGACTTATTTATGAAAGCTAATATAAAAGATGGAATAAGACTAAAGTTAGTATATAAGTCATGTTTTTATGATAAGAGAACCGCTAGAAGTATAATTTATCTATACAAATATATATTAAATCAAGTTATAAATAATAATGAAATTAGACTAAATAGCATTCAGAATATGAAAGAGGAACATGAAGAAATGTTCACTAATATACTGGATGGAAATAAATTTGATTTTGATCCAAGTATATCATATTTAGATAAATTAAAAAATCAAATAAAAAAAACACCTAATAATATTGCAATATCTGATTCAAGTGAAGATATAACTTATAGAGATATGGATATAATAACTGATAAAATTGCAAGTAAGCTTTTAGAAATGGGTGTAGAAAAAGGAGATACAATTGCTGTAATTCAAGGTAGAAATAAAAATGTTGTATTAGCAGCAATATCAATTATAAAAATAGGAGCTGTTTTTTTTCCTATAGATAGAACAAATCCAAATGAAAGAATAAACTATTTATTAGAAGATGGAAGAGCAAAATTAATACTTACGGCTCAGTATTTTACAGATAGAATTGAAAAAGGATTTCCTGAATATAAATATTTGTGTATAGATAACTTAGGATATTTAGAAAGTATCAAAGAAATTTATACAAAGATTAATCCCAAGGATGAAGCTTATAGAATATCTACATCAGGAACTAGTGGTAGACCAAAATGTATAAGTATAAGGCATGAAAGCCTTATGAATATGTCATATTTTAGCATAGATTATATTAATGCTAATGAAAAAGATATATGTGGTGTATATTTAAGTTTTAGTTTTGATGCCATAATGAAACAAATATTTCCGTATCTTCTAATAGGTGCAAGGGTAGACATATTACCTGAAGCAGCTAGGGAGAATGAATATACTGTCGAAGATTATTGCATAAAAAAGAATGTAACAATTTTGGCACTTCCATCTATATTGGGTAAGTTATTTATGATGAACTGTCCTTGTCCAAACTTACGTATTTTACAAGTTGGAGGAGATAAATTTAAGGGATATATAAAAAGAAATTATGATATTTACAATGAATATGGTCCAGCTGAATTCACGGTATTGTGTACAAAATTTCATGTAGATAAGTATTATGATTTAGTTCCAGTCGGTAGGCCTATTTACAATACAGAAGCATATATTATAGATAAAAATAATAATGTATGTGCAATTGGAGTTCCTGGTGAACTTTGTTTATCTGGAATACAAATTGCAAATGGTTACCTTAATAATGAGGAACAAAATAAAAGATCATTTGTAGATAATCCATTTGCACATGATGAATACACTAAAAAAATGTATAGAACTGGAGATTTAGCAAAGTGGATTGATATTGATGGAACAATAGCAATAATAGGTCGTATGGACTCTCAGATAAAAATCAATGGTATAAGAATAGAAATTTTTGAAATAGAGAATATGATTACTATGATACCAGAAATTAAAAACTGTGTTGTAGTTAAAAAAGAAGATGAGAATGGAGAAAAATATTTGGATGCATTTTATGTACCATATGAGGATTATTATCCAACTGAAAAAGTAAGAGAATTCCTGGAAAATAACTTACCACCTCATATGATTCCAAAAAATATTTCTAGATTATGCGTATTACCTGTAACACCAATAGGTAAGGTTGATAAGAAAGCACTTCCAAATTTATAA